The genomic interval ATGCAATACCTAAAATTAAATAGAATACTTGGCTTAAACATCCATATCTCTTACCCAATATCAAACCAGAGCAAAGTACAGCGAATGTTTGACCAGTAATTGGAACAGGGGTCCATGGAAGAGGAATAATGATTTGAGCCATAATGCCTGTAAAACATGCCATCATTAAGGACATGAGTATTTTAGTAATTGTGCTAGCATCATGGATTCTTTCAAATGCATCTTTCCTAGTGCTGTAGTAGTTATCTATGTCTATATTCATTTTCATTCTCCATTTAATCAATAGTTATAAGTTTAACATCAAGTGGTTTTTTAACTATGTTCATTGATTTAAAAGCAACTAATTTTTTAATTCCTTTTTCAGATGCTACATCAACAAGTCTTTGTGAAATTACACCGTCAAATATAACTGTATCTGCGGTTTCTTCAATATTTCTAATTTCGTCGTAAATATTTTCTACTTCAACCTCTTTGGTCATATTTAATGCTTCATCCAAAATAGCTCCGCAACCAGTTCCTTCAAATTCTTTTAGCATATCCTTCATTAAGCTAACTTCATCATCTTCGATTTCAACTTCTTCCTTTACTTGGGGTTGTTGTTTTTCGTTGCGGTTGTATTTATGATTTTTTTTATTATTTCGGTTATTTTCTTTTTTGTGATTGTTATTAGAATCATTTAAAATGTTGGTTGTAGCTAAGAATTGTGCGGTAGGGACTTTATCTCTAAGTGCAACTAGCACTTCTTCTTTTTTGAGATCTTCTACTTCTTTTCCTCTGGGAGCACGGGTAATATAGTCTACTTTACCAATTTGGAGTAATTCTTTTAAGATAAGTTCTCCGCCTCTGTCACCATCAACAAATGCGGTGGTTGTTCTTTTTTTACTTAATTCTCCAATTGAATGAGGCACACTTACTCCTTCAACAGCTACGGTATTTTTGATTCCATATTTAAGTAAGTTTAAAACATCGCTGCGACCTTCCACAACAATAATTGCATCTGATGTGTTGATGCTGGGTCCAGCGGGTAGGCGATCTTCACCGTATTCGGATATTTCATGAATTCTCATCGCCTCTCTTACTTCTTCAATCATTCTCATGCTAGTTGAGCCAACACTTTCAACCATGTTTTTATAAATTTCTTTTGCACGGTTAACAACTTGTTCTCTTTTAACAGCCCTTACATCTTCAACCTTTGTTGTGCGTATTTCTGCTTCACAAGGGCCTACTCTATTGATAGTTTCGAGTGATGCAGCGAGAATGGCGGTTTCAACTCTATCTAAACTAGATGGAATCACGATTTCTCCTTTTGCTCTTCCACTGTTTGAGTGGATGTTAACTTGGATTCTTCCGATTCTTCCGGTTCTTTGAAGTTCTCTTAAATCTAAATCATTACTAAGTAAACCTTCAGTTTGCCCAAAGACAGCACCAACAACATCTGGTTTTTCAACAATACCATTAGCTGTAATTTGAGCGTGGATTAAATATTTTGTTGTTGTTAATTCTTCACCTTTTCCCATATTTAAGCCTCCTAAGCTTATTAATCGGGATAATTTATGTAATTGCTAAAAATTGAAATTATTTTTAGGTGATTAACTTGCATAAATTACACGATAATGTGGTCTTTTAACATTATATATACTAAAAAAGAGTTTATACATTTGTGAGAGTTTTAATATTAGGTTTTTACTGTATTTTTCTTATATTATTGTGTTATTTTAAATTATAACTTTTGTTTAAACCTTAAATTTTCCTAATAATAATTTTCTCCCTTTATTGAATAAATTAATTAATTATAATAATGAATAATATATGTAAACTCTATGAGTATATAATAATTTTTAAGTATTAAATTCAATACTTTACATAATATTTTGGTTAAACTAATATATATAATCTATGAAATGTATTTTAATCATGTTTGATATAGTATAGTATAGTGGTGAAGTCATGACAATAAGTCCGAAAGATGTTTTAAATAAAAATAAAAATTTAAACAAACGTGTGGATGTTAATAAAATTAACTTAAACAATATTTCAATTGATGATTTAAGATATAATGGTAAGAATTATGATGAATATATTAATTTAATGTCCTTGCTTGAAAATGTTTCCGCTTGTCAAGTTTCAGATGCATATAATGGCATTTCTAAAAGGTCAGGGACAATTCAATCTATCAGGCCGATTAATAATCAAAAGGTTTTCGGATCTATTTTCACAGCTGAAACCTCTAGTGATGACTGGGGGACTTCCGCACTGGCTATTGATGCTGCAAATCCTGGAGATATATTATTTTTTAAAGTTGACTTGGATGATAAAGCTATTTGGGGCGAACTTGCATCCACTTGTGCAAAAGATAATGGCATTAAAGCAACTGTGATTTATGGCTCAGCTAGAGATTTAGATGCACTTTTATATATTGATTATCCGGTATTTGCTTCTAATTTCTGTCCTAATGCAGGTTCTGCTTTAGGTTTGGGAACTTTAAATGAAAGTGTTGAAGTTGAAGGAGTTAAAATTAACCCTGGTGATTTCATTATAGCAGATGAGAGCGGTATTGTTGTCATTCCTCATGAATTATTTGTTCAAACAATGGTGGCTGTTTTGGGAGTTAAACTAAAGGAATCTAAGATTATTGATGATATTGCAGATGGAAAAACATTAGCCGAAATTGTCGGACTCAAATAGAAAAACATTTAAATAAAAATCAATGTTTGTATATAAGTATATCGATAGCTTTATATACTAGTTTTCTCTAAATATATAAATGATACAGATTTGACTTTAAGATTGATTTTATGAAATTTTTAGGAAACAGTTTGCATATTGCAAGTTCTGGAAAATTAATAGCAAGGTCCACTAAAACACCTTCGCCAGGAGGGATTGTTTTTGACAGTAATAAAAACAGAATAGGGAAGGTCAATTATGTTTTTGGACCTACTAAGAAACCATACATTTCTATTCGTCTGTTTAAATCTGCAAATAGAAGGAAAATAGAAAAAAATTGTGGCGAAAAATTATTTGTATCCAAACCAAAATCCAAAAAACCTAGAAAAAGGAGGATGAAATCATGACACAAAAAATAAAACAATCTCCTAAAACCGGAATTATCGATGATTTAAAGGATAAAAGACAAAGAGGAGTTTATGATGATTCAAAACAAACAATATGTCCTGAATGTGGTTCAGAAGAATTAATTGGTGACTATGAAAGGGCAGAAGTAGTATGTGCTCGTTGCGGGTTAGTCATTGATGAAAATCTTGTAGATATGGGTCCTGAATGGAGGGCATTTGACCATGAACAAAGAGATAAACGTACAAGAGTTGGGGCTCCAATTACTTACACTATTCATGATAAAGGTTTAAGTACAATGATCGACTGGAGAAACAAAGATATTTACGGTCGTGATATTCCTGCTAGAAACAGGGCTCAATGGTATAGGTTAAGGAAATGGCAAAGAAAAATCAGAATTTCCGGAGCTACTGAAAGGAATTTGGCATTTGCTTTAAGTGAGCTTGATCGTGATTCTTCAAGACTCGGGCTTCCAAGAAGCGTGCGGGAAGCTGCAAGTGTTGTTTATAGAAGTGCAGTAGACAATAAATTAATTAGGGGAAGAAGTATTGAAGGTGTAGTTGCTGCTTCTTTATATGCTGCATGCAGACGTTGCAATGTACCGCGTACTTTAGATGAAATTGCAGAAGTTTCTCGCGTAACTAAAAAAGAAGTTGGAAGAACTTATAGGTTCTTAACTCGTGAATTGAATATTAAACTGCCGCCAACTTCTCCTGTAGATTATGTGCCAAGGTTCGCATCAGAACTTGGACTTTCAGGTGAAGC from Methanobrevibacter sp. V74 carries:
- the dnaG gene encoding DNA primase DnaG, producing the protein MGKGEELTTTKYLIHAQITANGIVEKPDVVGAVFGQTEGLLSNDLDLRELQRTGRIGRIQVNIHSNSGRAKGEIVIPSSLDRVETAILAASLETINRVGPCEAEIRTTKVEDVRAVKREQVVNRAKEIYKNMVESVGSTSMRMIEEVREAMRIHEISEYGEDRLPAGPSINTSDAIIVVEGRSDVLNLLKYGIKNTVAVEGVSVPHSIGELSKKRTTTAFVDGDRGGELILKELLQIGKVDYITRAPRGKEVEDLKKEEVLVALRDKVPTAQFLATTNILNDSNNNHKKENNRNNKKNHKYNRNEKQQPQVKEEVEIEDDEVSLMKDMLKEFEGTGCGAILDEALNMTKEVEVENIYDEIRNIEETADTVIFDGVISQRLVDVASEKGIKKLVAFKSMNIVKKPLDVKLITID
- a CDS encoding RraA family protein, which codes for MTISPKDVLNKNKNLNKRVDVNKINLNNISIDDLRYNGKNYDEYINLMSLLENVSACQVSDAYNGISKRSGTIQSIRPINNQKVFGSIFTAETSSDDWGTSALAIDAANPGDILFFKVDLDDKAIWGELASTCAKDNGIKATVIYGSARDLDALLYIDYPVFASNFCPNAGSALGLGTLNESVEVEGVKINPGDFIIADESGIVVIPHELFVQTMVAVLGVKLKESKIIDDIADGKTLAEIVGLK
- a CDS encoding Gar1/Naf1 family protein, which codes for MKFLGNSLHIASSGKLIARSTKTPSPGGIVFDSNKNRIGKVNYVFGPTKKPYISIRLFKSANRRKIEKNCGEKLFVSKPKSKKPRKRRMKS
- a CDS encoding transcription initiation factor IIB; translation: MTQKIKQSPKTGIIDDLKDKRQRGVYDDSKQTICPECGSEELIGDYERAEVVCARCGLVIDENLVDMGPEWRAFDHEQRDKRTRVGAPITYTIHDKGLSTMIDWRNKDIYGRDIPARNRAQWYRLRKWQRKIRISGATERNLAFALSELDRDSSRLGLPRSVREAASVVYRSAVDNKLIRGRSIEGVVAASLYAACRRCNVPRTLDEIAEVSRVTKKEVGRTYRFLTRELNIKLPPTSPVDYVPRFASELGLSGEAQSKAIEIIEKAMEKGLTSGRGPTGVAAAALYIASVLLGERKTQRDVADIAGVTEVTIRNRYKELTEQLEMGVTL